One window from the genome of Lachancea thermotolerans CBS 6340 chromosome B complete sequence encodes:
- the SCW10 gene encoding putative family 17 glucosidase (some similarities with uniprot|P53334 Saccharomyces cerevisiae YGR279C) encodes MRFSQVLSSASMIGASLASPLGHEHAEHKRAVAYVTNVQTTTVYGTAPQQIGGASTTVSLDASNTLAQQAATQTSSLSEVSRGVAAVPSEATSTVSESSSSSSAASSTSVASNSAAASSSASASSSASASSSASSSSSQASSTASSSVGSGGAKGITYSPYSDSGSCKSSSQIASELSQLSGFDIIRLYGVDCDQVSAVLQGKSSNQKLFLGVYYVNAIEDGVNAIKDAINSYGSWDDVYAVSIGNELVNGGEATVSQVGSYVEEGRTHLTAAGYNGPVVSVDTFIAVINNPGLCDHSDFMAVNAHAYFDYNTAAEDSGTWVMEQIERVWGACQGNKNVLITESGWPSVGQTLGKAVASKENQKSAISSIKSVCGNSVILFTAFNDYWKADGAYGCEKYWGIFSD; translated from the coding sequence ATGCGTTTCTCCCAAGTTCTGTCTTCCGCGTCGATGATCGGCGCGTCGCTGGCGTCGCCCCTCGGCCATGAGCACGCCGAGCACAAGCGCGCTGTCGCGTACGTGACCAACGTGCAGACCACGACCGTCTACGGTACCGCTCCTCAGCAGATTGGCGGTGCGTCGACCACCGTGTCTCTGGACGCGTCCAACACGCTCGCACAGCAAGCCGCCACTCAGACCTCGTCCTTGTCCGAGGTTTCCAGAGGCGTCGCTGCCGTTCCTAGCGAGGCGACCTCGACCGTGTCTGAGtcgtcttcctcgagcTCTGCCGCCTCGAGCACTTCTGTTGCGTCCAactctgctgctgcctcGAGCTCTGCCTCCGCCTCTAGCTCTGCTTCCGCCTCGAGCTCCGCtagctcttcgagctctcAGGCCTCTTCTACCGCCTCCAGCTCCGTGGGCTCCGGTGGTGCCAAGGGTATCACCTACTCTCCTTACAGCGACTCCGGCTCCTGTAAGAGCTCTTCCCAGATCGCTTCTGAGCTGAGCCAGCTGTCCGGTTTCGACATCATCAGATTGTACGGTGTCGACTGTGACCAGGTTAGCGCTGTCTTGCAGGGCAAGTCCTCCAACcaaaagttgttcttgggTGTCTATTACGTCAACGCTATCGAGGACGGTGTTAACGCCATCAAGGATGCCATCAACTCTTACGGTTCCTGGGACGACGTCTACGCTGTTTCCATCGGTAACGAGCTGGTTAACGGCGGTGAGGCCACCGTTTCCCAGGTTGGCTCTTACGTCGAGGAGGGTAGAACTCATTTGACCGCCGCAGGCTACAATGGTCCAGTCGTGTCTGTCGACACTTTCATCGCTGTCATTAACAACCCAGGCTTGTGTGACCACTCCGACTTCATGGCCGTCAACGCCCACGCCTACTTTGACTACAACACCGCCGCTGAAGACTCCGGTACCTGGGTCATGGAACAGATCGAGAGAGTCTGGGGTGCTTGCCAGGGTAACAAAAACGTTTTGATCACTGAATCTGGCTGGCCATCCGTTGGTCAAACCTTGGGCAAGGCTGTTGCTTCCAAGGAAAACCAGAAGTCCGCTATCTCCTCCATTAAATCTGTCTGCGGTAACTCTGTCATTCTTTTCACCGCTTTCAACGACTACTGGAAGGCTGATGGTGCCTACGGTTGTGAGAAGTACTGGGGTATCTTCTCCGACTAA
- the CWC22 gene encoding U2-type spliceosomal complex subunit CWC22 (similar to uniprot|P53333 Saccharomyces cerevisiae YGR278W CWC22 Essential protein component of a complex containing Cef1p has similarity to S. pombe Cwf22p putative spliceosomal component based on computational analysis of large-scale protein-protein interaction data), translating to MSQEDQDVVILQKESWDHLKSYIKQCFRSLTRSSVVEEYRKLFAVNILWGERLVVSSVLQKQSAGDSSEILAALTSLLNAHIPQLGELLIEETTSRFLNAFKTHNSKGCYAMAALIAELFNYEVLHEILILQILHLLMEGVNVDSACLAMFVLSKCGRQLMLVAKTAHDLAFESLRKFFQENKVERAVYRRFEDLFDLRKRNYPQLSKRIHLPDHETVTHTFLLDLESSTPSSDESLEEFRYDRNFMEKESEIETLRSKLFALEGTDATPDEQRPAEDKTQSRELEMKKKIYLTLKGSLSGDEAAHKILKYKFPDSEKKAVVDILVTACSQETTYSKFYGIVAERLCSSHKSWKAAFGQSFHDNYSAVDEFQANQVRNMGKFWGHILASDYLGFEVFESVHMNANETSSAGRVYLKFLFQELVLDLSIDTLQARLDEPYIQPFLVNLFPKDDAEKSRFSINYFTAIGLGRLTEGMRQALADMEKKVVALQDTEAESGSSLFSRRGSSSSPKTKAYIQGERASSETDNSHSLERSYRRPQDEEFSQTRYSESLTRSRTSVRRRSRTPTRRRSRTPTRRRSRTPARRRSRSPNTRFGP from the coding sequence ATgagccaagaagaccaagaTGTTGTTATACTCCAAAAAGAAAGCTGGGATCATCTCAAGAGTTACATAAAGCAgtgttttcgaagtttgACGAGATCCTcagttgttgaagaataCCGAAAATTATTCGCGGTTAATATTCTTTGGGGAGAGAGATTAGTTGTTTCTTCCGTTTTGCAAAAACAATCAGCAGGAGATTCTAGTGAGATACTGGCAGCATTAACAAGCTTGCTTAATGCACATATACCGCAACTTGGTGAGCTTTTAATCGAAGAAACTACATCTAGATTTCTCAATGCGTTTAAAACACATAATTCCAAAGGGTGCTATGCCATGGCTGCCTTGATAGCAGAACTCTTCAACTATGAGGTTCTTCACGAAATACTAATTCTTCAGATCCTTCACCTTTTGATGGAAGGTGTTAACGTGGACTCTGCGTGCCTTGCAATGTTTGTGCTAAGCAAATGCGGGCGACAACTGATGCTCGTGGCGAAAACAGCACACGATCTTGCGTTcgaaagcttgagaaagtttTTCCAAGAGAACAAAGTTGAGAGGGCTGTTTACAGACGTTTTGAGGATTTGTTTGACCTCCGTAAAAGAAACTATCctcagctttcaaaaagaatacATTTGCCTGACCACGAAACTGTAACCCACACTTTTCTACTAGATCTAGAGAGTAGTACTCCGTCATCAGACgaaagcttggaagaatTCAGATATGACCGAAATTTTATGGAAAAAGAATCTGAAATAGAGACACTAAGgtcaaagctttttgccTTGGAAGGAACAGATGCTACTCCCGATGAACAAAGACCTGCTGAAGACAAAACGCAAAGCCGAGAATTAGAaatgaaaaagaaaatCTATCTTACTTTGAAAGGCTCCTTGTCTGGAGATGAGGCGGCTCACAAAATTCTGAAGTACAAGTTTCCTGATTCCGAGAAGAAAGCAGTTGTTGATATATTGGTCACTGCTTGTTCGCAAGAAACGACTTATTCCAAATTTTATGGCATTGTCGCTGAAAGGCTGTGTTCAAGTCATAAAAGTTGGAAAGCGGCGTTCGGGCAATCTTTTCATGATAACTACTCAGCTGTTGATGAATTCCAAGCCAACCAGGTACGAAACATGGGGAAATTTTGGGGGCATATCTTAGCGTCTGACTATCTTGGtttcgaagtttttgaatCAGTTCACATGAATGCAAATGAGACAAGCTCGGCGGGAAGAGTTTACCTCAAATTTCTGTTTCAAGAACTCGTTTTGGACTTAAGCATCGACACCCTGCAGGCGCGTTTAGACGAACCGTATATTCAGCCTTTCTTGGTCAacctttttccaaaagacGATGCAGAGAAAAGTAGGTTTTCAATCAATTATTTTACGGCTATAGGTCTTGGTCGGTTGACAGAAGGCATGCGACAAGCGCTTGCAGATATGGAGAAAAAAGTGGTAGCTTTACAAGACACAGAGGCAGAGTCAGGATCCTCTTTGTTTAGCAGACGGGGATCTTCATCGAGCccaaaaaccaaagcatATATCCAAGGTGAACGGGCCAGCAGCGAGACTGATAATTCACATTCGTTAGAACGTAGTTATAGAAGACCCCAGGATGAAGAGTTCTCGCAAACCCGATATTCAGAGAGTCTCACacgttcaagaacatcgGTTCGGAGAAGATCGAGGACCCCTACGAGGCGGAGATCGAGGACCCCTACGAGGCGGAGATCGAGGACCCCTGCGAGGCGAAGATCTCGATCACCCAACACTCGTTTCGGGCCATAA
- the CAB4 gene encoding putative pantetheine-phosphate adenylyltransferase (similar to uniprot|P53332 Saccharomyces cerevisiae YGR277C Homolog to human PPAT), with protein sequence MPAVAITLSSYKETDQNLLDGVLEDILPLLVKEGSSLDIIIVEKIHSVDYLDYVLGKLYSGTRETLLAEDLYDTPINVLFNQDLSSYVDKKWDLLITDKNEVVQLPHKELRKVRLLKEVNEHERQDSSKDDPLYMVSALGGTFDHLHDGHKILLSAAAFLTVSRLIIGVTDQELLQKKQFREQLEPYETRSGNVRSFLSRIKPSLKVEIVALRDVCGPTGAVPEIESLIVSRETVSGGQIVNNARRSKGLKELKVHVVNVLGGKEEDGWKEKISSTELRRRCSLK encoded by the coding sequence ATGCCAGCGGTAGCCATAACACTCAGTTCTTACAAAGAAACGGACCAAAATTTGCTTGACGGTGTCTTGGAAGACATTCTACCGCTCCTCGTGAAAGAAGGTTCTTCCTTGGACATAATAATAGTTGAAAAGATTCACTCTGTTGATTACCTTGACTACGTCTTAGGGAAGCTTTACAGCGGCACGCGTGAGACTCTGCTGGCAGAAGATCTCTATGATACACCTATTAATGTGTTATTCAACCAAGATCTATCGTCATACGTTGACAAAAAATGGGATCTGCTGATTACGGATAAAAATGAGGTTGTTCAACTTCCACATAAGGAACTGAGGAAAGTACGtcttctcaaagaagttAATGAGCACGAACGCCAAGATTCTAGTAAAGACGATCCACTCTACATGGTGAGTGCACTTGGCGGAACTTTTGACCATCTGCACGATGGCCACaaaattcttttgagcGCTGCCGCTTTCTTAACAGTATCTAGGCTGATAATTGGTGTGACAGACCAAGAGCTATtgcaaaaaaagcagttCCGTGAGCAGCTTGAACCATACGAAACCAGATCAGGCAACGTTAGATCTTTTTTGTCAAGAATCAAGCCATCACTGAAAGTCGAAATAGTTGCATTGAGAGATGTGTGCGGCCCCACGGGCGCTGTTCCTGAAATAGAAAGTTTGATTGTCAGCAGAGAAACCGTTTCTGGGGGGCAGATTGTCAACAACGCTAGAAGGAGTAAAGGGCTGAAAGAACTCAAAGTACATGTTGTTAACGTCCTTGGCGGTAAGGAAGAAGACGGATGGAAAGAAAAAATTAGCAGCACTGAACTTAGAAGAAGGTGCTCCTTAAAATAA
- the UBP15 gene encoding ubiquitin-specific protease UBP15 (similar to uniprot|P50101 Saccharomyces cerevisiae YMR304W UBP15 Ubiquitin-specific protease that may play a role in ubiquitin precursor processing) encodes MSEKPAFQENVGELIDLGKGISDVLPELESQETECEGAFTWHIGNWSQLKQDKHVSPRFRIGEYEWDVLLFPQGNHNSGISMYLEPHPEEKFNEEKQCLEPTDPDWHVCAQFAIGISKPGEDTKCQLFNVSHHRFSATDTDWGFANYIELESLKRRTSSKNSGFLSNGRLNVSVFVRILKDPTGVLWHNFMNYDSKKLTGFIGLKNQGATCYLNSLLQSYFFTKLFRKIVYKIPSENESPNDSVLLALQRSFYLLQKSNETLDTLELTRSFGWDTGDAFTQHDVQELNRILMDRLETRMKGTEVEGALNELFVGKMKSYIRCINVDYESSRVEDFWDIQLNVKNLKGVQESFDNYVEVEIMDGENQYAAQDYGLQDAKKGVVFESFPSVLHLQLKRFEYDFNYDQLVKINDRYEFPETIDLSPYLDPDVLKKNPGPCVYNLHGVLVHSGEISVGHYYAMIKPDVGDQWFRFDDDKVWRVTKEQAFDENFGHEPLPDDKLRSLTREQYQNYLIARQTSAYMLVYIREDMEKNVLEDVSDTDVPQHIVTSIEKELKEREQKRKELEEMHLYTKVNIHSMSNFVNYQGFDLSPNERSKLYSSELHDESEYASSLKILKTTKLRDVKSEISSKLNLPRTHRVNYWIMSYRKNYTLRLDSILAPELDSLSLEQVIHKMGISRATAIDFFVEEPYLELAFLNELLKANIIPPSRLTSESVLKIRKAAYEENFPESSKYLSSPEEDSPKVLVFLKVFDTEVRRLEGFAHTLVNRTDKVSKLVELAGHFCSVNTTEFFYEEFQPDTIEPIEREMQFVASELVDGDILSFSTTQSRQNLSSQPPSLLEYYDYLRYRIKISLTRTVNAEEEYVATDESNNDGPLELWISAKASYQELAQKISQRTGISAHFIRTFAIYGNGRFALKWDCKISDFLVKNYTRDSIPPFEYEVLSIPLKEFEHLRSIKFYWLSDSYVHYQLYEFRIANSCTIGEFMDKLQQRLHFDDEQKSKILIWTNCDFKFQGILSEENVFEELSESFLFFGRILPEELALVKQLEASSPENIDSMDETEEEDLSIVTKSANPTEGKLVIVIQYFKDLDNRHGISFLFNLLPNENCLQTWDRLHAKFGLGHKEFSKIKLGITVSSEAGLTFKSFQNFTDQELSEIILFDVLNNLDYICMDHPDRTRTQTYHDRPMVIKN; translated from the coding sequence ATGTCAGAGAAACCTGCTTTTCAGGAGAATGTTGGTGAACTAATCGACCTGGGAAAAGGGATCAGTGATGTGCTACCGGAGTTGGAATCACAAGAGACTGAATGTGAGGGAGCATTCACGTGGCATATCGGGAACTGGAGTCAATTGAAGCAGGACAAACATGTTTCTCCTCGCTTTAGGATAGGTGAATACGAGTGGGATGTGCTTCTGTTTCCACAAGGTAACCACAACAGCGGAATTTCGATGTATCTTGAGCCTcatccagaagaaaagttcaacgaGGAGAAACAGTGCCTAGAGCCAACTGACCCAGATTGGCATGTGTGTGCACAGTTTGCTATCGGCATCTCTAAGCCAGGAGAAGATACAAAGTgccagcttttcaatgtttcACATCACAGGTTCAGTGCTACTGACACAGATTGGGGCTTCGCTAACTATATTGAGCTAGAAAGTCTGAAAAGGCGCAcctcttccaaaaattcaGGATTTCTATCAAATGGCCGACTGAACGTGTCAGTTTTTGTGAGAATTTTAAAAGACCCCACTGGAGTCTTATGGCATAATTTTATGAACTATGACTCTAAAAAGCTAACAGGCTTTATTGGACTAAAAAACCAAGGTGCGACATGTTACTTGAACTCCCTTCTCCAGTCGTACTTTTTTaccaagctcttcagaaagaTAGTTTATAAGATCCCTTCCGAAAACGAATCTCCTAATGACAGCGTTTTACTAGCGCTTCAGCGCTCTTTCTACCTCCTTCAAAAGTCTAATGAGACCTTAGACACATTGGAGCTAACGAGGTCATTTGGATGGGATACCGGCGATGCCTTCACCCAGCATGACGTTCAAGAACTGAATCGTATTTTAATGGACAGGCTTGAAACACGTATGAAGGGAACAGAAGTCGAAGGGGCACTGAACGAGCTTTTCGttggaaaaatgaaaagtTACATTAGGTGCATCAACGTAGATTACGAATCCTCGCGGGTTGAAGACTTCTGGGACATACAGCTGAACGTCAAGAATTTAAAAGGGGTGCAAGAATCTTTTGACAATTATGTTGAGGTTGAAATAATGGATGGCGAAAATCAGTACGCAGCACAGGATTATGGGTTGCAAGATGCCAAGAAAGGTGTTGTGTTCGAAAGCTTTCCCTCTGTCCTTCATTTGCAActgaaaaggtttgaatATGACTTCAACTACGACCAGTTGgtcaaaatcaatgatAGATATGAGTTTCCAGAAACTATTGACTTGTCTCCTTACCTTGATCcagatgttttgaaaaaaaatccTGGTCCTTGCGTTTACAATCTTCATGGAGTTTTAGTTCACTCCGGGGAGATTTCTGTCGGACACTATTACGCAATGATTAAACCAGATGTGGGGGACCAATGGTTTAGATTCGATGACGACAAAGTTTGGCGTGTTACCAAAGAGCAAGCTTTTGACGAAAACTTTGGTCATGAACCACTGCCAGATGACAAACTTAGATCATTGACCCGTGAGCAATACCAAAATTATCTGATAGCGCGCCAAACAAGTGCTTACATGCTTGTCTACATACGAGAGGATATGGAGAAAAACGTCCTTGAGGACGTGTCCGATACAGATGTCCCTCAACATATTGTGACCAGCATTGAGAAAGAATTAAAAGAGCGCGAACAAAAGCGcaaggagcttgaagaaatgcATTTGTACACTAAGGTCAATATTCATTCCATGAGCAATTTTGTGAACTATCAAGGATTTGATTTATCACCCAATGAGCGCTCGAAGTTATACAGTTCTGAACTGCATGATGAAAGTGAATATGCTTCTTCTCtgaaaatcttgaaaactACAAAACTTCGGGATGTTAAAAGCGAGATAAGCAGCAAATTGAATTTACCAAGAACGCATAGAGTTAACTATTGGATTATGAGTTATAGAAAGAATTACACACTGCGGCTCGATTCTATTCTTGCACCTGAACTCGACAGTTTATCGTTAGAGCAAGTTATACACAAAATGGGGATCTCGCGTGCAACTGCgattgatttttttgttgaagagccGTACTTGGAACTCGCATTTTTGAATGAGTTGCTCAAGGCCAATATAATTCCTCCTTCAAGACTTACATCGGAAAGCGTTCTCAAGATAAGAAAGGCTGCATACGAAGAGAATTTTCCTGAGTCCTCGAAATATCTAAGttctccagaagaagattcCCCTAAAGTTCTAGTTTTTCtaaaagtttttgatacCGAAGTTCGGCGTTTGGAAGGGTTTGCTCACACGCTTGTCAATAGAACTGATAAGGTTTCCAAACTGGTAGAGTTAGCAGGCCACTTCTGTTCTGTTAACACTACTGAATTTTTTTATGAAGAATTTCAGCCGGACACAATCGAACCAATCGAGAGGGAGATGCAATTTGTGGCATCAGAATTAGTAGATGGTGATATTCTTTCGTTCTCCACTACGCAATCTAGACAAAACCTTTCGTCTCAGCCCCCCTCTCTTCTAGAATACTATGACTATCTGAGGTACAGAATCAAAATAAGTCTTACGCGAACCGTTAACGCCGAAGAAGAGTACGTTGCTACTGATGAAAGCAATAACGATGGCCCCCTCGAATTGTGGATATCTGCCAAGGCAAGCTACCAAGagcttgctcaaaaaatttcaCAAAGAACGGGAATAAGTGCACATTTCATTCGTACTTTTGCCATCTATGGGAACGGGCGCTTTGCTCTCAAGTGGGACTGCAAAATTTCGGActttttggtcaaaaaTTACACTAGAGATTCCATACCGCCATTTGAATATGAGGTGCTATCAattcctttgaaagaatttgaGCATCTCAGATCCATCAAGTTTTACTGGTTGAGTGACAGCTACGTCCACTACCAACTTTATGAATTTAGGATTGCGAACTCATGTACTATTGGTGAGTTTATGGATAAGCTGCAGCAGAGGTTGCACTTTGATGACGAGCAAAAGAGCAAAATATTGATATGGACAAACTGcgacttcaagtttcaaggTATATTGTCAGAAGAGAACGTGTTTGAAGAATTGAGCGAGTCATTTTTATTTTTCGGTCGAATTTTACCTGAGGAGCTAGCACTTGTGAAACAACTGGAAGCATCTTCACCAGAAAACATTGACTCGATGGATGaaactgaagaagaagatctaAGTATTGTAACGAAAAGTGCAAACCCCACAGAAGGAAAGCTTGTGATAGTCATtcaatatttcaaagacCTAGACAACAGACATGGAATATcatttttgttcaatttGTTGCCCAATGAGAACTGCTTACAGACCTGGGACCGCTTGCACGCAAAGTTTGGACTAGGGCACAAAGAGTTCTCGAAGATCAAGCTTGGAATTACAGTAAGTTCCGAAGCTGGTCTAACATTCAAGTCCTTCCAGAACTTTACTGATCAAGAACTTAGCGAGATCATACTatttgatgttttgaatAATTTGGACTATATCTGCATGGATCATCCAGATCGGACAAGGACCCAAACATATCATGATAGGCCTATGGTAATAAAAAACTAG
- the YME2 gene encoding Yme2p (similar to uniprot|P32843 Saccharomyces cerevisiae YMR302C PRP12 Integral inner mitochondrial membrane protein with similarity to exonucleases) has protein sequence MLALLSRSLRPVRYGRVKPNILLPLKRQVSTEIQEKDEQAGESTTATDTGVIHKTEEETLIYFDNVYPRATSLWSPTQWYNILLTNQSRDAVRSKIMEFASPPRNPIHGLELRSTIPVKRDGGVFATFLVPRDYSKAQVNSIIQQNTAKESSKSILSFVTRAAAFPVKGSPWIEDLRRLPSTVIKIKFEGQPLTEEEIYSLFRRYGTILDIYPSKKGDTVATLRYRSYRGAICAKNCVSGMEVHNSTIHVQYQRLADEHMIRDFFVNHQRIAIPLMIALLSIVAVLVFDPIREFSVRQKITHRFAFSRENYLIKELFKLTSFTVSSFKSLIGSENVETNKKQLWEERIEKVSDLKMWLEENNNTFVIVRGPRGSGKHDLVIQHTLHDRPNVLYLDCDKLIKSRTDSKFLMNAAAEIGYFPIFPWINSFTNVVDLAVQGLTGQKTGLSESKETQFRNMLTTALMAIRQVALKGYHPIVGRGDDAITMKEEDYLQQHPEKKPVIVIDRFNDKAEMNGFAYKELSDWAAMLVQMNIAHVIFLTETVSPNQLLADSLPNQVFKTLILSDASKESARSYVLASLDHTEPLDDDQEKSKPIILSDDIKRELDESLEPLGGRMLDLQAFVRRVKSGENPKEALDKMVEQALEQITQIFLAENVDQVKSAQAWELIEMLSKEPVVEFKNVVFRPLFKSAPEAGLLELEKNGLITVSRDRGVLKDIRPAKPLYRAAFGYLLNDSELFTVLETGYLLRIINFETKRIQKWEEELKSLGKVSEHRMFKSRLLYLAAKIDASSDSINKCEDKIKALARS, from the coding sequence ATGCTGGCGTTACTTAGCAGATCCCTCAGACCCGTGAGATACGGGCGAGTGAAACCTAATATCCTTCTGCCCTTAAAGAGACAAGTTTCCACCGAGATTCAGGAAAAGGATGAACAAGCTGGCGAATCAACAACCGCTACGGACACTGGTGTTATACATAaaaccgaagaagaaactttgATCTATTTCGATAATGTATACCCAAGAGCCACATCCCTTTGGAGTCCAACTCAGTGGTACAATATTCTCCTTACGAATCAATCAAGGGATGCAGTGCGTTCAAAGATCATGGAATTCGCAAGCCCGCCAAGAAACCCGATTCATGGCCTCGAGCTTAGGTCCACGATACCTGTTAAACGGGACGGTGGTGTATTTGCGACGTTCCTGGTCCCCAGAGACTACTCTAAAGCTCAAGTGAACTCGATAATCCAACAAAACACTGCCAAAGAATCATCCAAATCTATCCTCTCGTTTGTAACTAGAGCAGCTGCTTTTCCGGTGAAGGGGTCTCCTTGGATCGAAGACTTAAGAAGATTACCAAGCACAGTTATCAAGATTAAATTTGAAGGTCAGCCTCTTACCGAGGAGGAGATCTACTCTCTTTTCAGGCGCTACGGTACAATACTTGATATAtatccttcaaaaaaggGGGACACAGTTGCAACACTTAGGTACAGATCATATCGCGGTGCTATTTGTGCTAAGAATTGCGTTTCTGGAATGGAGGTGCACAACAGCACTATTCATGTGCAATATCAAAGACTTGCTGACGAACACATGATACgtgatttttttgttaaCCACCAAAGGATTGCTATACCTTTGATGATTGCCTTGCTATCTATTGTTGCTGTATTGGTTTTTGACCCAATTCGTGAGTTCTCTGTGCGTCAGAAAATCACTCACAGGTTCGCCTTTTCCAGAGAAAACTACCTTATCAAGGAACTTTTTAAACTAACTTCCTTCACGGTATCATCTTTCAAGAGTCTAATAGGATCTGAAAATGTCGAgacaaacaaaaagcaaCTATGGGAAGAAcgcattgaaaaagtgagcgatttgaaaatgtggctggaagaaaacaacaacaccTTTGTCATTGTTAGAGGTCCCAGAGGCTCAGGAAAGCACGACCTTGTCATCCAGCACACTTTGCATGACAGACCTAATGTTCTTTATCTGGACTGCGACAAGTTGATTAAGTCACGAACAGATTCCAAATTTCTCATGAATGCTGCAGCTGAAATAGGCTATTTCCCTATCTTCCCCTGGATCAATTCATTCACGAACGTCGTGGATTTGGCGGTCCAAGGACTAACCGGCCAAAAAACTGGTTTGTCGGAGAGTAAAGAAACTCAGTTTAGGAATATGCTAACAACAGCATTAATGGCAATAAGGCAAGTTGCTTTGAAAGGATATCACCCTATCGTTGGTAGGGGCGATGATGCCATCACtatgaaagaagaagattacCTACAGCAGCACCCTGAAAAGAAGCCTGTAATTGTCATCGATCGCTTTAATGACAAAGCTGAAATGAATGGTTTCGCTTACAAAGAGTTATCGGATTGGGCTGCCATGTTAGTTCAGATGAATATTGCGCATGTCATTTTCCTAACAGAGACAGTTTCTCCCAATCAATTGCTTGCCGACTCTCTTCCTAACCAGGTGTTCAAAACTCTCATCTTATCAGATGCATCTAAAGAATCTGCCCGTTCCTATGTTCTCGCATCCCTTGACCACACAGAGCCCCTAGACGATGATCAGGAGAAAAGTAAACCGATTATCTTATCTGATGATATTAAAAGAGAGCTTGATGAGTCTCTCGAACCGCTTGGAGGTAGGATGCTGGATCTTCAAGCGTTTGTGAGAAGGGTCAAATCGGGCGAAAACCCCAAGGAAGCTCTCGATAAAATGGTGGAGCAGGCACTTGAGCAGATAACGCAGATATTTTTGGCTGAAAATGTTGATCAGGTTAAGAGCGCACAAGCGTGGGAACTTATCGAAATGTTGAGTAAAGAGCCTGTTGTTGAATTTAAGAATGTTGTTTTCAGGCCTCTTTTCAAGTCGGCGCCCGAAGCAGGGCTactggagctggaaaaaaacGGCTTGATTACTGTTTCAAGAGATAGAGGGGTTTTGAAGGATATTCGCCCGGCAAAGCCTCTTTACAGAGCTGCGTTTGGGTATTTGCTTAACGATAGTGAACTTTTTACAGTGCTTGAGACAGGTTATTTGTTGCGGATCATCAATTTCGAAACCAAAAGAATACAAAAGTgggaagaagaactgaaaTCACTCGGAAAAGTGAGTGAACACAGGATGTTCAAAAGTCGACTTTTGTACCTAGCTGCCAAAATTGACGCCAGTAGTGATAGCATCAACAAATGCGAAgacaagatcaaggcgCTAGCCAGGTCTTAA